The genomic window taagtTATTTCCGCAAACAgcatgatatatatatatatatatatatatatatatatatatatatatatatatatatatatatatatatattaaaaaaacgaCTGGCGTCCATTGCGTTCTGAGACAGACAGCTGTAACAGCGATGCAGTTACTTCTTCGTTGAATTTCGTCTGAGCTGTCTTTTCTTACAGCCACactggcacacacacatacacgcacacacatgtgACTGTATGGTTCTACAGGTTTTAATCATCTGACGCTACAATAATCAGTCAGTAATAATGAAACATCTTCGCGTTTAGAAGATGACGTGAGGGGCACAGCGGGCTGGATTCTGCTACAGTTTGCACTGAATTGTGTAGATGTGGCtctcaaaaaagaagaaatgtgggCGTCTTCGTATTGAGACAACAGTACCGTAATCTCGACAAAAGCTACGTGCAGTAGAAACCAAACGTTATCATGTACTGTAAATTTGTTCTagacaagtaaaaaacaaaaaaaaagtggaaaaaataaaaagtcaattcAAAGCTTCGCAGTCTCAAAGtacatctgtaaaaactgtgCTAATTGCATCTCATAATACAAAGTCTTATTACACAATTTTGCCTATTTTCCTGAGTTATATGTTTCTTGTAACAGacaatatatactttttttttgccatttgaaTTCTGGGCCTTTCCCTGCCacaatgttattattattgaaatCATCAACATTATTCATAATTACTTTACAATGGTATGATGATTGATAAAAACCCAAAGGTtcagagaaagaaggaaaaaaaaaaaacaagcatgttcaAAGCTACcctctaaatgtttttaaattacatttaaatctaCGGTACGTTCATATCAAAATCACTACTCTTAAACAAAACATAGGCGACTACATGATAAAAatgagaatttttaaaaaaaaaattgcatttgagGCCATAGTAGACCCTCCCTGGTCATTTTTGTATTAAGATTTAATGGCAgtgttcataaaacaaaactttgcaaCAGGAACAAAATTAGAGCAGGTGAAGGGGCCGTATGGACAGTAACAAAACAGGCCCCTACAGGCTTCACCTTGTCTGACCCTTATCTGAAACTTTGGCTTGTCGGGGTTTTTGATCCTGTACTCACTGGCTCACTGACGTCAGCTAACAAGCTGCTATACCCTGAGAATTCTGACACTGGAGTCCGTATTCTGTGTTCCACCTCTGCTCCAGGGTCGCTGCCGTAGCTCAGAGGGGTCCGCCGTCCGGACTTGAACTGGGAGCCAAAAGCTTGGGCAAAGTTCTCGATCTGGTACGTGGTTTCTTTCGGGGGGTTTAATGGGGACAGGTCTGGGTAGGTGGAGCCGTTGGTAGGTGCAGTGCTCCCTACAGCCTTAGACTGCTGTCCCTTGGAGCCATCGGCCGTGCCGGTAAGCTCCTGGGGGGGAAGGTTGAAGGTGCCTGGGGAGTGCTGCTTCTCCAACTGTTCGGTTAGCTCCTGAGATGGAGTCAGCTGCTGGTGGCCCGTGGATTCCAGGCTGAGGTGGTAGCCTGTCTGGGAGGGGGATCCGACAAGCATTCCATAGTGGGACTTGGAGGAAGATGACGAGGACGAGGATGAAGGGGCAACAATGGGCAGCGGAGAGGAAACAGCAGGTGGGTAGCCACAATCTAGTGGAGAAGTGGTGTATGCatgtttgtcagaaaacaaGGGCCCTGTGGGACTGGAACTGCTGGACAGGAGCGGGAAAGGCCCCGTTGGACCAAGGCTGGGGAAGGGTCCACTATGGCTGGTGCGCTCCAGGGCCTGGAGGAGGAACTTGGAGTACTCGCTCATCACTGCCGTTTTGTCACCACCGTTGGGGGAATCATCCTCCAATTCTGGGGTAACCGGGGCTGCTGGCTGGAGGTCTACATGGTGTGGGTGGTCTGACAGGTCGAAAGTCACATCGTGGTGGTGCGTTCCCTCTGGCTTATGGCTATAATGGTCTAGCAGGCTTTGCAGTACCTCATCTGGAATGCCTGACTTGTCGTGTTTGAGCTCCAGCGGCGAGGAGTCCAGCATGGCCAGTGTGGGCTCTGGACCCAAAGAACCCTGGATCACACTGCCGCCCTGGGATGCCATGTGAAGTGAGCTGGCTCCATAGTCGTTGTTAACTGCGTGGAGGTAGCGCCGCTTTTTGACAAACTGCATTGCATCATCATAGTTGCTGCTGGTGGTGGGACCAGGCTTGTTGCCCCCAGGTCCCTGGAGTAGACCCATGTTATCAAGTCCAGAGCCCTCCACGTGATCCATGGCACCAGGCTTCTGGCctaacagtttctgtccatcagCGCCATCTTCCAGGGAGAGGAAGCCCTTATCTAGCCCTTTGCgaccagtttttttaaagaccaaCTTGGGAGCACGCCCTTGCATGACAGGATCAGAGCCTGAGGGATGCTCCATGCTGAAGTCCTGCAGGCCTAGGTCGCGGGCCATCCCCCCAGAAGATGAGGTCGCCGTCGCCGAGgcgttcttctttttcttgcgTTCACCACCTTCACCATTTTTGGACTTTGCCCTCTTGCGTCCAGAGGTGGTAGAGTTTCCCTGAGAGAGTGAATAGCTGCCCTGGCCTAGCTCCGCTTCAGTGAGCTCCAGCATGTTTGGATCTAGACCCTTTTTTATGGCTTCTCCACAAGTCCGTTTGTGCTTCAGTAACCGGTCTGTTCTTGAGAAaaactgagagagaaaaaaaaaaaaaaaaaagaggaaaaaactatTATAGTATGCACTACAGTGACAAACAGCTTAATAAGTAacctaaaaagtaaaacaataataattataaagaaaatatcgaaaatttagtaaaaataccaacacaaaaaaacccaaaacaacgCTAATAGGTGCCTACTTGTTGGCAGGTATCGCAGCGATACGGTTTCTCGCCGCTGTGTGTCCTTTTGTGTCGCTCCATATGGTACTTCTGAATAAAGCGCATGTTACATTGGTCACAGCTGAAAGGCTTTTCCCCTGcagcaacaacagaaacacCATCAGAAATGACATAGCttcaacaaaaaatacagcagaaagaCTTTAATTTCAGgtataataaaagaaaaacaaacaaacaaacaaaaaaaatcccccacAGAAGCTCAAACTCACCGCTGTGGATTTTCTCATGCCGCTGGAGCAGGTACTTCTGAATGAAGCTCATGTTACACTGACTGCAACGAAAAGGCCTCTCACCTGtagagacaaccattcacacactaAGTTAAAGAAGGCCTCAAGCAACaagcctgaagaactattgCGCAAAACTACTttcagaaaactacaaaaatgtaTGGCTCCTCAGACATTAAATACTAAGAAACAAGGATTAAGACTTTTCCGCAGgattgtataaaatgtaatcattttggTGAAGgattgtataaaatgtaataattttggTGACTTCTTCTTTAAAGCCTTTATGAGTTTTAACTTCAAAAAAACCAAGTGAGGAATTCTTAGTAAAGGGAATGACCAAGCTGTCGAGAAACACATGAGTAATAATTGAGTCATCGCTGTATTTGGTGGTTGTCTGGTTTTAAATAGGATCCCAAGGTCCCAAATACTCATTGTAAGGCAGAGCGTTATGGTTTTACACATTGCACATGCATCATCAAATCTTGGGTAACATGGCCTTTAACAAGTTAGCTGTTCAAGTTTTTTAACAACATATATGAGGCTGcagagttcatttaaactgatttgCATCCATCCCATAGAAACAGTTATTGTTTCTATAGCTTTTACTGATCtattacttattttacatttactgtcTGCAGCTCATATAGTTAGATTTTTAGCCATAGAAAAACTAAGAAAAGGAGCTTTACACTGTATAACATGATTCATATATATTCATTCTATAGATAAAGCAGTGAAAATCCCTTACCTGTGTGTATGAGCACATGTCTACGCAAGTGGTAAGAGCTGCGAAAGGCAGCGTTACAGTGCTCACAGATATGTGGTTTGGAGTTTGGGGACAGGCAGGCTCCATCTCCTTCCAACATCATAGCCTACGAGAAATGTACAAAATACATCTATGTTAGCCTAAAAACAAGCGATGTCCCTTTAAATGCAGTGACAATTTTCAGCCAAAGACATCTTTAAAATACGAGATTAACCTTTGCAGCATCGCTGCGTTTCCTTCGAGCTTTGCCTCCTTGCCCGTCCCCATTGCTTCTCCGCCCTCTTCTACCTGAGGACTCTTTTGGCTCTTTACCTGGTCTTCCAGGCAtctaaaagaaagcagaaataaatgcaCCTCAGTTAAGAGAAAGGTAACAAATACTACTTTCATTGTGAACAAATAGTCAGTAAATATCTATTGAAAGTTCTGCGTACAgatgagaataaataaaaaaaaaaagcaaataaacgGCAAAAATGCTGGGCTAAACTTGTAGTTTAAGATATTTAGAACCAAAAATCCCCCCTCTCACCGGTTCTCCCAAGGAACGGACGTTGTTGAGGCTGAGGTCATGCAGGAGCATGTTCTGGTGATTTTGGTGCTGGTTGCCGAAAGACATATCTGCCATGTCAGTACCACTTTTCCCTGAGCCCCCTCCAGCACAGTTCACCCCTACTCCACCACCGCCGTAGAGGGGCATTCTGTAATCCAGCTCACTCAGTCGCTCCTGTTTAATGCCCATGCTGTGTAGGAAGCCCCCCGAGTTTGCCGCGGTGACCTGGTGCTCTGGAGGCGAGTCGCGCTCTTTCTTCAGGATCATCTCTTGGGGAAGTTCACCCATAACTGACTGGGAGGCCAGCCGCGTGAAGCTGGTGACTGGAGGCAGGTGGCTGAACATAAGCATGCCCGGTGGAAAATTGGGGTCCATGCCTCCATTGCGCAAAAACTCATTGCCTAACTTGTCTTGGATAATACTCATGGTGGTTGTTTACTTTATGCAGGGGGAAGAAGGAGGGCGGTTAATCTAATGAGGAATGCAGGAGGAGATCATTCTGAAAGAGAGGACAGATAGAAACACATGTTTACGTCTTCATAAAAGACACATTTCGGCAATTCTCCCGAAACACCACACACATGATCAACCTTTTTCAGTAAACTCTGTCACAGTGGCAAGGCAATAACACAGTCAAACTGtaaatgtgattattttcttaaatctaaatgaatcggaattattttctgaattatAATGTCTAACAGCCAAGAGTGATGTATAACATCTTATATGCAAACACATTATGTTCAGTATTACGGTTATAgataataaaacaagctttcAGTAAATTCCATGTGCATTATAATTATTTCTAAATTTACCCCAAGGTCCCAATTGGTTACAAACTTAGACAGGCTTTACCCAGTAAAAAgcacacactgtcaatgaaacTATGCACATTTAGTCTGACtatacacaaaaaaactgtttattttaaaagggagGCTTTCTATAAATAACTTACAATGAGAAGTACAGTGGGTAATGAAATAATCATTACTCCAAAAAACCTGAGGAacattaaatgattaatttctaGCCTTAAACTCATACCACCACCGGATAAACAACTCAAATGGtcctaaacaaacagaaaaaaagtcacaacacATATGCTTTGCGTGTATTTTCAGTAACAGATTCCAGAGACGTAAAATGTTGACGTGATTTAAGTAAATCTAGTATAACAAAGCACACATTGAGGATTAACACTCATCTGCTTCATGTGGGTGTTTGAGCCAATTACTCATGCAAAATGTGAACCCTTCCTTTAAATCCCAaaggaaaattatttaaaaaatggcgCATATTTAATCCAAATCTCCCACGTTTTTAGCACCACCTACGAATTGAACCGGAGTGAAAACAAGACCTGCAGCGACTAATAGCCTTTCGACATTCACCCCTATTGTTATTACTCTCCGGTGCAAGCTGGATCACGCCAAAATGCCACTTTTAGTCTAATAAACCTGCAACGAACCCAAAAGCCAGGGACACGACCGGGGCTGCGACACTGGCGAATTAATCGCTTCAGCTCACTTGTCTAAAACAAACGAAATTTAGGTCAAATCCAGCGAGTCGATTTGTGGGATTTTAAGCAAGGGAGCAGTGCGGCGACCTTAAGTGGGACGTGTAAGCAAGCACGCATGGACCGGGAGAAGAAACCGAACGAGAATTTATTGTTTAGTCTAGACCTGCTGACCATTTGGCTCCGCGACACCGCATTCAGCAGAAAGCGGATGAGCTTTTGTGATGCATAATAGTTAGCCAGCTAGTTAGCATCGTTAGCTAGCCACAATGAGACACAATCAAAGCATCTTTGCGTCCTCAACCAAAACAATCGGTTCAGACTCCcctataaaataaatttctagCCTTCTATGAGCTGCATCAACGCTGAAAGTCAAAATACCTCAAAAGGCCCgagataaatttaaaatatttatcatttaaatcgTTATCGAGGACGTAACGTTTTAGCATGTTACGCGCAGCTGCTATCAAGTTAGCTAAGGCTAAAATAGGACTCGTGATTTAACGCCACTTACACATTaacataaactatttacaaaataatacTCGAAGGCGTTCGACAAACGATTTACCGTGAGTTAAATGGGACCTGaatgaaataaagcttgattCGAGGAGATAAAGCAACCCATTTACTTTGAAGTTGGGTCTGCGGCACGTATCGCTCATACTCCGATTCCCCAGCTTTGATGACGCCCGTGAAATCAAATCTGTCTGGCTGCGAGCAGCGCTGGCGCTCTATTTATTGATAGCTAAACTTTGGCTATAATTACCACCGGATAATGCTTACCAGCCCCCGGGTGGCTGGCGAAATATTCACCAAGCGACCGGGCTCCACGTAGACTTAAATGCGCCGACCGAGCGCACCACAGCTACACGCTAGTCCGAGGCAGCTGTGTTTATAACAATTAGGCTGCCACGAGCTAGCTAGTTAGCCGTTAGCTAGCCCCGTGTGAAAACCCGCATTTAGGGCCCAGGCAACAGAAACAATGATGCTGGCTCTccgtctgcacacacacacacacacacacacacacagagtcggACAATCGTTCCCGTAATTCTCGACAAAGGCCGACGGCTCGGTTCGACCAAATCCCGGTTCGCGTCTGTCCCAGCTCACCTACGCATGACCGCAGTTGGTTCCAAACGCGTTTGTATCGTCTCCGTCTATGCCGCTCGGGGGATTTATTGCCAAAACATTGTTCTCCGGCGGTCGCTGCTTTCTTCCATGTTGCCCTGGCGCGGGGAATTGTGGGTCCAGCGGCGGACGGGTCGTGAGAGGAGACAGGCGAGGAGCCGCAGAGGAGGGGAGGACTCGTCATAATAAAActacacagaaaacattaaatccaTTTACATGATATGTTTTTATGCAGTGGtggaatatataaatatatttctgacACGAAGATGCTTTActgttttacacacaaacacttttaatCTGACATATAGACACTTGAGCCTCATGTGGCtcagagcaaaaaataaaaggtttatttttatttaccttatATTTAGAGCTGGCATTGCAATCATCTCAGTGTGCTTAATATGCAACATGATAGGCTATTATTGGAAGAAAATTGGCAGCTTTTATTCACTAAACCTAATAACGAACACAACTGGAGGTGATGAAATGCAAAACACAGCAAGATGTAACATTTTTCACAAGCATTTTattccagaaaacaaaatgttaacacACATTTAGAACAgcattttggcaaaacaaaacaaaaatacaagcaCAAACTTCCAACCAgctgttcagttttgtttgttttttaattaaacagaattGTTTAATTAGTAGTTTTTCTCTGATggtaatagaaaaaaaaaggaactgtaATCTGATGTGGTTTTTACTGAGCGGAAAATAAGGATGTGTAGCTGCAGTGTCacactttataaaatattaataacacCATTACCATGCAATAAGttaatccttttgtttttacaattcctgtttttgtgtcgACACTGTTGGAAAGGTTTTAGAACAGAAACACCACTTTTATGGTGTTATTtggctggatttttttttctttctcttgtataagaaacaaagtaaaagaacGCTTTGAGTATTGATTCGAATTGGAAAAATTATTATCGAGGGGATGTGTGTTGTTGGCAAGAGGAAATAATTTGTAGAGGATTACAGGAATCAGATGATGTCATTTCCTGTAATCTCTCCCTGGACTGCAggttcttttttagttttagacatCTTCATAATGTAATCATAACTACTGATTTTCATGGCAAAATTCCTGTAAAAATAGCTTTTCAAAGATTAAATGACCAAATCTGTTGTTAGAGACATACCACAAATGTCACCACAAAAATCAAGTTACAtaagtaaaaactgaaaaggttttcACTTTACTGGAGcactttcttctttaatttaTCATGTCATGTCTCGCCAGCTTTATCTTGTGTCCCAATAAATCTCACCTAAAGTGGTTTCTTAACCAACAGCAGTAACTCACACTCACACTTTGATGCTCCATAATATTAATATAATGATGACTCATTGTTTACATAAGTCAAATCTGCTAAACCAGAGTCTCCAAACTGTTTAAACTGCACTTTCTCACTTCTGTTTACGCTTCTGTTCATTTTCCAGGCAGGACTTTTACTTCTAATGAAGAACCTGACTGTTcgtacttttacttgagtaaatGATCTTTAGGGTAGCgatacataatacagcctggtactGAATACGTACCTGGTATTTACCTACTACCTACTACTTAGTACTTACCAGGTACGTAACAGGTGGGTACCCACGTGGTACATACCAAGTATCTACCTGTTAGTATGCACCACTGCCTTGGTATGTATTATGTACTTACTAGGTGTATACATACCAAGTACGTACcaggtacttactgggtacataccaggtatgtacctggtaaaGGTGTGTACTAAGTACTTACTATGTACATTACAGGTAAGTACACACCTGCTGTGTACCAGGTACCTATCAAATGGTAGGCACCACTACCTTGGTACTGAGTACATACTTAATAGTTATTGAGTAGATACTGGGTACTTACCAGTTATGTACTGGTTATGTACTTGGTAAGCATCTGCAGTGAGTACTTACCAGGTAAGAAATGTGTAGGTACGTACCTGAACTAACCTGGTACATTTCTGGGTACTTACTTGGTATGTACTGGGTACGTACCAGAGTGTGTATTGAGTACTTATTAGGTCCATAATGTCTTGGTACCTGGTATATACCAGGTACTTACCTTGTACATACctaatatacaggtgctggtcataaaattagaatatcatgaaaaagtagattgatttcagtaattccatttaaaaagtgaaacttgtatattatattcatacattacatacaaactcatatatttcaaatgtttatttcgtttaattttgatgaNNNNNNNNNNNNNNNNNNNNNNNNNNNNNNNNNNNNNNNNNNNNNNNNNNNNNNNNNNNNNNNNNNNNNNNNNNNNNNNNNNNNNNNNNNNNNNNNNNNNNNNNNNNNNNNNNNNNNNNNNNNNNNNNNNNNNNNNNNNNNNNNNNNNNNNNNNNNNNNNNNNNNNNNNNNNNNNNNNNNNNNNNNNNNNNNNNNNNNNNNNNNNNNNNNNNNNNNNNNNNNNNNNNNNNNNNNNNNNNNNNNNNNNNNNNNNNNNNNNNNNNNNNNNNNNNNNNNNNNNNNNNNNNNNNNNNNNNNNNNNNNNNNNNNNNNNNNNNNNNNNNNNNNNNNNNNNNNNNNNNNNNNNNNNNNNNNNNNNNNNNNNNNNNNNNNNNNNNNNNNNNNNNNNNNNNNNNNNNNNNNNNNNNNNNNNNNNNNNNNNNNNNNNNNNNNNNNNNNNNNNNNNNNNNNNNNNNNNNNNNNNNNNNNNNNNNNNNNNNNNNNNNNNNNNNNNNNNNNNNNNNNNNNNNNNNNNNNNNNNNNNNNNNNNNNNNNNNNNNNNNNNNNNNNNNNNNNNNNNNNNNNNNNNNNNNNNNNNNNNNNNNNNNNNNNNNNNNNNNNNNNNNNNNNNNNNNNNNNNNNNNNNNNNNNNNNNNNNNNNNNNNNNNNNNNNNNNNNNNNNNNNNNNNNNNNNNNNNNNNNNNNNNNNNNNNNNNNNNNNNNNNNNNNNNNNNNNNNNNNNNNNNNNNNNNNNNNNNNNNNNNNNNNNNNNNNNNNNNNNNNNNNNNNNNNNNNNNNNNNNNNNNNNNNNNNNNNNNNNNNNNNNNNNNNNNNNNNNNNNNNNNNNNNNNNNNNNNNNNNNNNNNNNNNNNNNNNNNNNNNNNNNNNNNNNNNNNNNNNNNNNNNNNNNNNNNNNNNNNNNNNNNNNNNNNNNNNNNNNNNNNNNNNNNNNNNNNNNNNNNNNNNNNNNNNNNNNNNNNNNNNNNNNNNNNNNNNNNNNNNNNNNNNNNNNNNNNNNNNNNNNNNNNNNNNNNNNNNNNNNNNNNNNNNNNNNNNNNNNNNNNNNNNNNNNNNNNNNNNNNNNNNNNNNNNNNNNNNNNNNNNNNNNNNNNNNNNNNNNNNNNNNNNNNNNNNNNNNNNNNNNNNNNNNNNNNNNNNNNNNNNNNNNNNNNNNNNNNNNNNNNNNNNNNNNNNNNNNNNNNNNNNNNNNNNNNNNNNNNNNNNNNNNNNNNNNNNNNNNNNNNNNNNNNNNNNNNNNNNNNNNNNNNNNNNNNNNNNNNNNNNNNNNNNNNNNNNNNNNNNNNNNNNNNNNNNNNNNNNNNNNNNNNNNNNNNNNNNNNNNNNNNNNNNNNNNNNNNNNNNNNNNNNNNNNNNNNNNNNNNNNNNNNNNNNNNNNNNNNNNNNNNNNNNNNNNNNNNNNNNNNNNNNNNNNNNNNNNNNNNNNaatcatcaaaattaaacgaaataaacatttgaaatatatgagtttgtatgtaatgtatgaatataatatacaagtttcactttttaaatggaattactgaaatcaatctactttttcatgatattctaattttatgaccagcacctgtatattgaGGATGTACACAGTAAGTACCAGCATTTACCAGGTCAGTTTGTACTGTTCTGTTATTTGTACttctttttcaacaaaaactctaaaagtcTAAATACTAAAACTTCTGCCTTCAGGCTTGTTTTAACATAGATGatgatttcttcttctgttctgtaggttttgaaccttttttg from Kryptolebias marmoratus isolate JLee-2015 linkage group LG17, ASM164957v2, whole genome shotgun sequence includes these protein-coding regions:
- the znf281b gene encoding zinc finger protein 281b; amino-acid sequence: MSIIQDKLGNEFLRNGGMDPNFPPGMLMFSHLPPVTSFTRLASQSVMGELPQEMILKKERDSPPEHQVTAANSGGFLHSMGIKQERLSELDYRMPLYGGGGVGVNCAGGGSGKSGTDMADMSFGNQHQNHQNMLLHDLSLNNVRSLGEPMPGRPGKEPKESSGRRGRRSNGDGQGGKARRKRSDAAKAMMLEGDGACLSPNSKPHICEHCNAAFRSSYHLRRHVLIHTGERPFRCSQCNMSFIQKYLLQRHEKIHSGEKPFSCDQCNMRFIQKYHMERHKRTHSGEKPYRCDTCQQFFSRTDRLLKHKRTCGEAIKKGLDPNMLELTEAELGQGSYSLSQGNSTTSGRKRAKSKNGEGGERKKKKNASATATSSSGGMARDLGLQDFSMEHPSGSDPVMQGRAPKLVFKKTGRKGLDKGFLSLEDGADGQKLLGQKPGAMDHVEGSGLDNMGLLQGPGGNKPGPTTSSNYDDAMQFVKKRRYLHAVNNDYGASSLHMASQGGSVIQGSLGPEPTLAMLDSSPLELKHDKSGIPDEVLQSLLDHYSHKPEGTHHHDVTFDLSDHPHHVDLQPAAPVTPELEDDSPNGGDKTAVMSEYSKFLLQALERTSHSGPFPSLGPTGPFPLLSSSSSPTGPLFSDKHAYTTSPLDCGYPPAVSSPLPIVAPSSSSSSSSSKSHYGMLVGSPSQTGYHLSLESTGHQQLTPSQELTEQLEKQHSPGTFNLPPQELTGTADGSKGQQSKAVGSTAPTNGSTYPDLSPLNPPKETTYQIENFAQAFGSQFKSGRRTPLSYGSDPGAEVEHRIRTPVSEFSGYSSLLADVSEPVSTGSKTPTSQSFR